The bacterium region TGGCGGTGACAATCACGGTAGTGGCGGCGGCGGCGACGATCACGACAAGGGCGGCGGCGACGACCACGGCAAGGGCGGCGGCGACGACCACGGGAATGGCAGCGGCGACCACGGGAATGGCGGTGGTGGCGGCGACGATCACGGCAAGGGCGGCGATGGTGGTCAAACCAACTAGCTACGAACTAGTGCGCGGCGACTAGGATTCTGCCCGAGATACTCAAGACGATATTATGAGGGACACTGCGAGGCCGGGGAGGATTCCCTGGCCTCGCAGGCATGACGGCGCTTCCCCCGGTGCAGTTACCTTCAGACACGCCGTGCCGACAGGCGGGTTAACAACGGCTCATCCGGAGGATCCTGCTAAAAAGTCATTTTGTGAGACCACTTCACACTTCAACGGCCCCCCGATTCTTCGCAAACGCTCGCGGAAGCTGAGGGAAGGGTCGGCAGCGCGACACATCAGGTACTCATCAAGCCGAAGTTGGTGGCGCAACAGTTTCCCAGCCTGCACGGCCTCTGCCTGAACGTGCCCTATTCGCCGGATTGACTGCACGGCGTCCACGACCTCTTCAACCCGGTCAGCGCGGCGAGGAAGAGCACCCCGTCGGCGTCTGCGAACACCCAGTCATCACTGCCGACGGTCCACTCGCTCGCTAGCGCCGACGTGAGCGCCTGTGGATGACGCGGATCAAGACGCTGTGGACCCACCGCGCAGGTACCGCAACTGAACCGAAAGCCCGATTCGGATGAGATCGGCCGTGTTGCGGTGGGCGCCCCAGATGATAATCCCTGCCAGCCCGCATGCCTGCGCCTTCAGGGCAATGAGATCGCCGACACAACTTTCATCCCATCTGCCGCCGTTCTCAACCACGAGCACATCGCCGCGCCGAGCTGCGTCTATCGCCTCAAGGAAGATATCCACGCTGCCGCAGTGTCGTGGCAGGGAGGACGCGACCAGCCAGTCTGCTCTAAGGCAGCAGGGGGCGGATGGTGGGGGGCGCGAGGCGCGTGGGTGCCGCAGTCGAAGGGACGCGTCGGCGAGCAAGGGCGTCGAGAGCTCGGCAAATGTTTCGACAATGTGGATGATCGTCGGCGGAGTGCCGCACCCCGATCGATGGTCGGGCGCTCATCAATCTCTTTCGTCCGCTTTGGCCGCCCGGAGCACAGGCGATATACTTTTTCGAAGCCACTTTGGGAGAATGACCAAATGCGCAACGAGCAGCCTCCGCGATTTCCTTGCCGCGGAGTCCCGCGGACGGAAGGAGAATGACAAGCGTCGCGTTTCGGCACCGATCCACCAACGGTAACTGGTCATCAGCGATCCGCCGGCAGCCATGGCCATTCACATCGGACTTGTGCTACCAGATGATGAGAGCAATCGACAGGACGAGAAGGGCTCCCATGCAGGCGTTGAAAATCCTCAGCCTGCGGGGGCCGCGAAGGACTTGATGGAAGGAGGCGCCGAACGCCAGCCACAGGAATCCGCTTGGCAGGGCGGCCAGGACGAACAATCCCCCCAGCGACGCCGCCTGCACCACGGGGCTCCCCGCCCCCGATCTCAGAAAGGTGCCGGCAGCGCTCGCACTCACGAGCCAGGCTTTTGGGTTGACCCACTGAAAGAGGGCGGCGGTCAGATAACCGACGGGGGCCTGTGCCGACACCGAGTCGATATGGGTGGAGGAGGTGGCAATGTTCCATGACAGGCACAGGAGACCTGCGGCTCCGCCCCAATTGAGGATCTTGAGCACCAGAGGATGCTGGAGGATGAGAGTGCCGAGCCCGAGCGGAACAAGGAACATCATCGCCCCCACGCCGGTCGCGACGCCACTCAGGCACTGTAGGCCTTTTCGCACCCCGGCGTGGGCGCCGACCGCCGTCAGCATGATGTTGCTGGGACCGGGCGTGACCGCCGCCACGACGGCGAAGAGAAGGAACGCCACGACCTGCTCGGTAATCATACGCTACCCCCCCACCGGATCGGCAGGCTCGGGGCCTGTCGCGAGGGATGCGAACGATGCATCACAAGGGAACCAAATCGGGCGCCGAAGGTCTTGCAGGATCGTGCCAGGGGACGGCGGCGGGCTGGATCGCCAGCACGGGGCCGCTCGAGGGCGTCGAACTCTTCCGCGCGTGGTTCGCGGGGGAGGCCTACCAGAAGCATCGGCATGACACGTATGCCATCGGTGTCACCGACTCGGGCGTGCAAGTCTTCGACTATCGGGGATCGGTCCGGGCCAGCACTCCGGGACAGATCGTCGTGCTGTATCCCGATGAGATCCACAATGGACGCGCGGGGACGCGCGAGGGCTTCGGGTATCGGATCGTTTACGTGCAGCCGTCGCTCCTGGCAGAGGCAGTGCGGATCCTGCGGGGGAGGCCTTATCCGCTGCCGTTCGTGAACGAGCCGGTATCGACAAACGCCAGGCTGTTGCGAGCCGTCAAGAGAGCCTTCCGAGCCCCACTGGAATCGCTGGCCGCGGATAGCCTGCTCGTGGACCTGGCGGAAGGATTGATGGCCGGAGAGCGAGGCGCTGCGGGACCCATCGTGTCGCGGCGCGTTGACGTTCGCGCGGTCGAACGGGCTCGCCGGTTTCTTGATGCCGAGAGGACCCGTATCGTGCACTCGACGGAACTCGAATCGATCACCGGATTGACACGGTATGACCTGGCCC contains the following coding sequences:
- a CDS encoding LysE family translocator; the protein is MITEQVVAFLLFAVVAAVTPGPSNIMLTAVGAHAGVRKGLQCLSGVATGVGAMMFLVPLGLGTLILQHPLVLKILNWGGAAGLLCLSWNIATSSTHIDSVSAQAPVGYLTAALFQWVNPKAWLVSASAAGTFLRSGAGSPVVQAASLGGLFVLAALPSGFLWLAFGASFHQVLRGPRRLRIFNACMGALLVLSIALIIW
- a CDS encoding AraC family transcriptional regulator; its protein translation is MHHKGTKSGAEGLAGSCQGTAAGWIASTGPLEGVELFRAWFAGEAYQKHRHDTYAIGVTDSGVQVFDYRGSVRASTPGQIVVLYPDEIHNGRAGTREGFGYRIVYVQPSLLAEAVRILRGRPYPLPFVNEPVSTNARLLRAVKRAFRAPLESLAADSLLVDLAEGLMAGERGAAGPIVSRRVDVRAVERARRFLDAERTRIVHSTELESITGLTRYDLARQFRIMFGTSPYRYLLMRRLEFAREQMLRERALVQVACDAGFADQAHFTRAFRAAFGLTPARYRALRMGRCPSIGPGPAPRGFRRNDPSAPAAGIGSG